CCATCCGCGCGGCGAGTGCATCGCCGATGCGCAGTCCGTCGGCGATGGCGCCGACGCCGGAGGGGTCGGCGGTCAGGGCGAAATCGTCGCCCGGGCGAGCCGCCGCGACCAGCCCGTCATCGGTGGCTAGGTCTACGACCGCCATCCCGGTCGCCGGGGGCGACCTAGGGACGCGGCAGGCGGGTCGGATACCATACTGACCGCCGCCGCCTGGCGCCGCCAGGGGATGTGAGAAGTCTCCGCCGCCGGAGGGGTCGGCGGCCAGACCGATGACCGCGCCGGAAGCGGGATCAAGCTCGACGCGCAGCCACGCGGTCTCCAGGCGCAGGGGCGGCGGGTTGTCGGCGGCCTTCGCGGCGCCGGGAAAGTCGCTGCCGGCCGCTACCGCGCCGGCGAGCGCCAACGCGCAGAGCCATCGCCATCGTTTCACGCGGTCCTCCCGCTGCCGCCTAGCCAGCGGCCCGATTCGCTGGGAGGGGACAGTTCCTTCCCGCCAGGGCCTGGGCGCTACGCTGGGCGACTGGGAACTGTCCCCTCGCGCCCTGTCCCCTCGCTACCCGGCTCGGAGGCGGCGGCCTCTTTCACTTTGACGCGCATCTCGGCCTCGACGTTGTTGCCCGCCTGGTCGAACGCCCGCACCTTGAGGTCGTGACCGCCGGCCGCCAGCTCCGCGGTCTCCACCTTGAACGAGACCCGGCGCTTCCCCGCCACGCCTTCAATCATCGCCGCCGACCACTCCCCGTCATCCACGCGGTAGTCCACCCCTTGCACCGGGCTCAACTCATCCCATGCCGCGCCGCGCAAGCTGACCACGCCTTTGGCGCCGACCGCAAGCGTGTGGCGCAGCAGCAGCACCGAGGGCGGCGTGTTGTCCACCCACACCACGCGCCGGGCATCGCCCTCGAGCGCCGCGCCGGGGTTGGAGCGGCGGTCGCTCGCCGTCACCCGCAGCTCGTAGGCGCCGTCGGTGGACTTGGCGGTGTCCCAGGAGTAGGAGTCGCCCTCGAGGTCGCGCTTGAGCTCGGTCCACGCGGCGGCGCCGTTGGCCGAAACCGAGATGTCGTAGATCAGCTTGTCGCGGTCGGGGTCCTTGCCCTTCCACTTGATGTCAACCGTCTCGCGCACCCGCTCCGCGGGCTTGGGGGCGGAGAAGGTAACGGTGGGCTCGGAGTTGGGCGGCAGGTAGTTCACCTCCACGTCACGCACGCGCGGGGTGACGCCGGGCTGCTGCGCATCGAGGACGACGCGGTATTGCAGGAACCGGGCCGGGGGGCTGAGGATGTCGGCGACGCCGTCGAGGGCGGCGAGGGCGGACCACGGGCTCCAGTGGTCGTCGGGGTCGGCGCTGTTTCCGGAGCGGGTCTGGAACGAAGCGGTGGTTTCGGCGGGGAGCTCCACCGCGCAGCTCAGCGCGCCCCAGCGCGTGCCCGGGGGCGCCGACTGCGGCTTGGAGATAAAGGCGCCGTGCGCCGCATAGCCGGGGCCGATGCGCACGAGCGCGGCGGGGTTGCTTTCGGCCGCGAGCACCGCCCCCTGGCCGTCAACCGTGAGCGCAATCGCCTGCCCCTGCTTGGGCTTACGCAGCACGCGCGCGGTCTTGCGTTCGGGGTCCACCTGGTAAACGATGGCGTCCTCGGCCGTCACCGCGTAGAGCGTCCCCTGCGGGCCGGGCGCGATCGCTGCCAGCACTTCGCCCGCGGCCGTGATCACCGACTGCGCGCCCTGCCCCGGCCGCAGCCGGATGATGGCGGCGCTGCGCGCGCTGCCGGCGTAGAGGGTGCCGTCCGCATCTGTCGCCAGCGAGACTATCGCCTCCTGATCGGAGTCATAGGCCACCTTCGCGCGGCCGCCGGCGTCCACCGCGTAGAGGACGCCGGCGTTGCCGGTGCCCGCGTAGAGCAGATCGCCGGTCACCGCCAGGGCATAGACATTGGTCGCGGGCAGCTGGGTCAGCAGCCGCCCCGGGCCCGCGCCCGGGCCGCTCTCCCCCGTCGCAGTGATGACAAAGACCTTGCCGTGGGGACCCGTGCCCGCGTAGACCGCCCCGTCGGGCGCGCTGACCAGCGACCACACCGTCGCCTCGCCAGTCGCGAAGTGCTCGCGCACCCGCCCGTCATCGCCCAGGGCCACGACGCGCCCGCCCGGCGCGGCCCCCGCCAGGATGGCGCCCTGCGGGTCGGCGGCCAGAGAAGTGATGATGGCGGCGCCGGTGTCCCACGTCTGCATCACCTCGCCGTCGCCGGACAGCTTGCGCACGCGGCCGCCGGGGGCGGTGGCGACATAGATCGCCCCATCATGGGCGAGCACCGCCGTCAGCACCGGCTCGTCGAACTGCGCCACGACCCGCGGCCCGGGAGCCAGGGTCAGGGCGCCGTCGTCGTCACAAGCGATGCCGTCGAACTCGCCGCCCAGGAAGTCCGCGCGCTTGCTGTGCGTCCATAGCGACGGCGCGCGGCCGACCGGCTGTGCTTGCTTGGTCTCCTCCTTCTCCGGCTTCCCGTTGGCGGTCTCCTCGTCCGCCTTCTCTTCGGCGGCGTTGGCGGCAACTGCGCGATTGGGAGCCCCCGGCGCCGGGGAGGAGGCGGCGGGCGGCGAGACGGAGACCGCGGATGATGCCAGCTCTTCGCGTTGATCCTCCTCGGGCTCCGGCTGCTCCTCTCGCGGCGGCTGCTTTTCGGGAGGACCGGGGCGGCTCCTGGGGCCGCCCCGCTTGGCGGCGCCGGGCTTGCCCTCGATCTCCACCGATATGACCTGGCGTCCCTCCAGCACCCACTCGCAGGGCAGCGACGCCTGCAGGTAGTCGCCCTGGGGAGAAACCGTGCCGGAGCGCGCGTTGAGCAGCAACTCGGCGATGTGGCTGGGGAGGGCCGGCACCCGCTCCCCTTCCACCGCCACCCCTGCCGTCGGCAGCGCCACCAGCGCCACCAGCTCATCCCCGCGCTCGGCGGTCTGGTAGATGTCAATCAATTGCTCGAGGTTGAAGGCGCGCCGTCGCGCGAGACCGAGCATCGGCCGCAGTTGATCTATTTCGTTGCCGCCCGCCACCCCGACGCGGAGCGGTCCGTCGGGCAGGTCCGGCGGCAGCCGGAGCTGCAGATGCTTGTCAACGGGGTCGCCCTTGAAGGGCCTCAGCCGCACCCGCAGGTCGAGGGTGTCACCCGCCTTGATCTTGCCGGGCTGGGCGCTCAGGTCTTCCACGCGGGCGGTCTGGTGCTGCTCGGTGAGGCGAACCGCCACCCGCACCGCCTTGACCCGCACCGCCCCGAACTCGTTGTCCATGAACGTGCTCATGGCGGGCAGGATATCCATCAGGGGCACCACCGCCGCGTCTCCCGAGCTGAAGCAGGTATCGGTGCGGCGGATGGTCTGGTTCTCGCCTTCGATCTCGACGCGGACCCGGGCGGTGCCCTCGCTGACGTGCTCCCAGGCGCGGTCAATCGCGCTCATGACGACGGTCGCCGCCAACCAGGGCGCGAGCTCGCGGTGGGGAGCGATCTCGGCGTTGAAGGTCTGCTCGAGGTCGCGGCCGGGGTCGCTGACGGTGACGGCGACGGGGATAGTGCGGGCGGGCTCGCCGATGATGCCCGCGACCGCCCACATGCCGTCCTGCGCGAGGCGCCCCACCGGGCGGCCGGCGGCGCCCATCTT
The nucleotide sequence above comes from Armatimonadota bacterium. Encoded proteins:
- a CDS encoding SpoIVB peptidase S55 domain-containing protein, with protein sequence MSLSLSILLPATGAGAPVADAHEFMPTSQIRPGMTAVAKTVFHGTAIEDFHLEILGVLPKVRGGGDVILARVTDGVLVERQSGILQGMSGSPVYIGGRLIGAIAFSWGFSKEPIAGITPIADMLKALAAETQRPADEPRAPETQVAAPPVIGGRAMERVHILDSPAPPVGDAAEPAGTLTLRPLGALLFASGMSPRAMERLGELLRPFGATVMQGVGGSADFPGGDLRPGAAVGVQLVRGDFDVTGIGTVTYVEGNQVLAFGHPMLAMGDVDFTLTTAYINAIVPSYLAGMKMGAAGRPVGRLAQDGMWAVAGIIGEPARTIPVAVTVSDPGRDLEQTFNAEIAPHRELAPWLAATVVMSAIDRAWEHVSEGTARVRVEIEGENQTIRRTDTCFSSGDAAVVPLMDILPAMSTFMDNEFGAVRVKAVRVAVRLTEQHQTARVEDLSAQPGKIKAGDTLDLRVRLRPFKGDPVDKHLQLRLPPDLPDGPLRVGVAGGNEIDQLRPMLGLARRRAFNLEQLIDIYQTAERGDELVALVALPTAGVAVEGERVPALPSHIAELLLNARSGTVSPQGDYLQASLPCEWVLEGRQVISVEIEGKPGAAKRGGPRSRPGPPEKQPPREEQPEPEEDQREELASSAVSVSPPAASSPAPGAPNRAVAANAAEEKADEETANGKPEKEETKQAQPVGRAPSLWTHSKRADFLGGEFDGIACDDDGALTLAPGPRVVAQFDEPVLTAVLAHDGAIYVATAPGGRVRKLSGDGEVMQTWDTGAAIITSLAADPQGAILAGAAPGGRVVALGDDGRVREHFATGEATVWSLVSAPDGAVYAGTGPHGKVFVITATGESGPGAGPGRLLTQLPATNVYALAVTGDLLYAGTGNAGVLYAVDAGGRAKVAYDSDQEAIVSLATDADGTLYAGSARSAAIIRLRPGQGAQSVITAAGEVLAAIAPGPQGTLYAVTAEDAIVYQVDPERKTARVLRKPKQGQAIALTVDGQGAVLAAESNPAALVRIGPGYAAHGAFISKPQSAPPGTRWGALSCAVELPAETTASFQTRSGNSADPDDHWSPWSALAALDGVADILSPPARFLQYRVVLDAQQPGVTPRVRDVEVNYLPPNSEPTVTFSAPKPAERVRETVDIKWKGKDPDRDKLIYDISVSANGAAAWTELKRDLEGDSYSWDTAKSTDGAYELRVTASDRRSNPGAALEGDARRVVWVDNTPPSVLLLRHTLAVGAKGVVSLRGAAWDELSPVQGVDYRVDDGEWSAAMIEGVAGKRRVSFKVETAELAAGGHDLKVRAFDQAGNNVEAEMRVKVKEAAASEPGSEGTGREGTVPSRPA